In the genome of Serratia symbiotica (Periphyllus acericola), one region contains:
- the tnpA gene encoding IS200/IS605 family transposase: protein MIKETDIRRGRHCIFLMHIHLVFIAKYRRKIFDQDAIEKLRCYFSSVCADFDVELVEMDGECDHVHLLINYPPKLAISNLVNSLKGVSSRLLRRDRPDIAQRYYYKGVLWTPSYFASSCGGAPISIIRQYIEQQQTPS, encoded by the coding sequence ATGATAAAAGAAACCGATATTCGCCGAGGAAGACACTGCATTTTCCTGATGCATATTCACTTGGTATTCATTGCCAAGTATCGACGAAAAATATTTGATCAGGATGCCATAGAAAAGCTGCGCTGCTACTTTTCTAGCGTATGTGCTGACTTTGATGTTGAGCTGGTCGAGATGGATGGTGAATGCGATCACGTGCATTTGCTGATTAACTACCCGCCAAAGCTGGCAATATCAAACTTAGTCAACAGTCTTAAAGGCGTCTCTAGCAGACTGCTTCGCCGTGACCGCCCCGATATAGCCCAGCGCTATTACTACAAAGGTGTTCTGTGGACACCGAGTTATTTTGCAAGTAGTTGCGGTGGGGCGCCGATATCGATCATACGGCAATACATTGAGCAGCAGCAAACACCCAGTTAG
- a CDS encoding YqjK-like family protein translates to MSCRHDLKREKKNLIRQIQQQRLDLAESKTRWLEKTARIDRSWKMVFGLRRYLVLGSGAMALYGIRHPSKLIRWSRRAFGAWGAIRLFKKTFAAK, encoded by the coding sequence ATGAGCTGCCGCCACGACCTGAAACGTGAAAAAAAGAACCTGATTCGGCAGATCCAGCAACAGCGGCTGGATCTGGCCGAGAGCAAAACCAGGTGGTTGGAAAAAACCGCACGTATTGACCGTAGCTGGAAAATGGTGTTTGGCTTGCGTCGTTACCTGGTACTCGGCTCCGGCGCCATGGCGCTATATGGCATCCGTCACCCCAGCAAGTTGATACGCTGGTCGCGCCGTGCCTTTGGTGCGTGGGGTGCTATCCGATTGTTTAAAAAGACTTTTGCTGCCAAATAG
- a CDS encoding phage holin family protein: MAEQPQVRATGPAKGALDIGQRIITIVVGMVETRLRLAVVELEEEKANLIQLLVMAGLTLLFTAFGLMSLLILIFWAIDPLYRLMALGVTTGLLLFLAIVGTTWTLVKVQRTTLLGDTRKQLAIDHTELEGEP, encoded by the coding sequence ATGGCCGAGCAACCGCAAGTCCGCGCGACCGGTCCCGCAAAAGGGGCGTTGGATATCGGCCAGCGTATAATCACCATTGTGGTTGGCATGGTGGAAACCCGGCTTCGTCTGGCGGTGGTCGAATTGGAAGAGGAGAAAGCCAATCTAATTCAGTTGCTAGTCATGGCTGGTTTGACGCTGCTGTTTACTGCCTTCGGCCTAATGAGCTTATTGATCCTGATTTTTTGGGCTATCGATCCGCTCTACCGGCTGATGGCGCTAGGGGTTACCACTGGCCTGCTGTTGTTCTTAGCCATCGTTGGCACTACCTGGACGTTGGTCAAGGTTCAGCGCACTACGCTATTGGGAGACACGCGTAAACAACTGGCCATCGACCACACCGAGTTGGAAGGGGAGCCATGA
- a CDS encoding YqjD family protein, producing the protein MAHDSNAKNLRAELKSLADTLEEVLHSSKDKPKAELEKLRSKAESALQDTRAHLSDAGDKIACQTRQIAEQADDYVRENPWAGVGIGAAVGVVLGVLLAHR; encoded by the coding sequence ATGGCACATGATTCAAATGCAAAAAACTTACGCGCTGAACTGAAATCTTTAGCTGATACGCTGGAAGAAGTGCTGCACTCGTCCAAAGACAAGCCGAAAGCTGAGTTAGAGAAACTACGCTCAAAGGCAGAAAGCGCATTGCAAGACACCCGTGCGCACCTGAGTGATGCAGGGGACAAAATCGCTTGTCAAACCAGGCAAATTGCTGAGCAGGCAGATGATTATGTGCGTGAAAACCCCTGGGCTGGTGTTGGCATCGGTGCTGCGGTGGGCGTAGTGCTGGGCGTCTTGCTCGCGCATCGCTGA
- a CDS encoding DUF1090 domain-containing protein — MSFALEDSCASKAQNIQHQIDYSTQYGNIHRVTGLKKALSEVQTTAPTRNLQAERQKKIDEKQSKVAKRQQEIKQETQTDNLEKVAKKQNKLTTQAVS, encoded by the coding sequence TTGTCGTTTGCGCTAGAAGACAGCTGTGCCAGCAAGGCGCAGAACATCCAGCATCAGATTGATTACTCCACCCAGTATGGCAATATTCACCGTGTAACTGGGCTGAAAAAAGCGCTGAGTGAGGTGCAAACCACTGCACCAACGCGCAACTTGCAAGCCGAACGCCAGAAGAAAATTGATGAAAAACAAAGCAAGGTGGCTAAACGTCAGCAGGAGATAAAACAAGAGACGCAGACTGACAACCTGGAAAAAGTCGCCAAGAAACAGAATAAACTGACGACGCAGGCTGTGAGCTGA
- the brnQ gene encoding branched-chain amino acid transport system II carrier protein, with translation MSHRLTSKDILALGFMTFALFVGAGNIIFPPMVGLQSGEHVWIAAIGFLITAVGLPVITMIALARVGGGIDALSTPIGRSAGLLLATLCYLAVGPLFATPRTATVSFEVGIAPLIGHGDMPLFLYSLVYFALVIGISLYPNRLIDTVGHVLAPLKIVALAVLGIAALLWPAGTPIPATNTYQTMAFSSGFVNGYLTMDTLGALVFGIVIVNAARSRGVKDTGLLTRYTILAGLIAGVGLTLVYLSLFKLGSGSGVLVPEATNGAVILHAYVQNTFGNLGSFFLAALIFIACIVTALGLTCACAEFFAQYLPFSYRTLVFILGLFSMVVSNLGLSHLIQISIPVLTAIYPPCIVLVLLSFTLGWWNNAPRIITMVILISLLFGILDAVKASSLQHLLPTWAHHLPLAEQGLAWLLPSLLMLVLVAIYDRVCMREKVTTC, from the coding sequence ATGAGTCATCGTTTAACATCAAAAGATATTCTGGCATTGGGTTTCATGACCTTTGCTTTATTCGTCGGCGCTGGGAACATCATCTTCCCGCCAATGGTTGGTCTGCAATCCGGCGAACACGTCTGGATCGCTGCCATCGGATTCCTGATCACCGCTGTGGGGTTACCGGTCATTACCATGATTGCGTTGGCGCGCGTTGGCGGCGGCATTGACGCGCTAAGCACGCCGATTGGCCGCAGTGCTGGCCTGTTGCTGGCGACCCTCTGCTATCTGGCGGTAGGCCCATTGTTCGCCACCCCGCGCACCGCCACCGTATCCTTTGAAGTGGGTATTGCCCCGCTGATCGGTCATGGTGACATGCCCCTGTTTCTCTACAGCCTGGTGTACTTTGCGCTGGTGATCGGCATTTCCCTGTATCCAAACCGCCTAATCGACACCGTTGGTCATGTTTTGGCACCGCTAAAAATTGTGGCGCTGGCTGTTCTGGGTATCGCCGCGCTGCTATGGCCAGCGGGTACGCCGATCCCAGCAACTAACACTTATCAGACGATGGCTTTCTCCTCTGGCTTTGTTAACGGCTATCTAACCATGGACACCCTGGGTGCGCTGGTGTTTGGCATCGTCATCGTCAACGCCGCCCGTTCTCGCGGCGTAAAAGACACTGGTCTGCTGACGCGTTACACCATCCTGGCCGGATTGATCGCTGGTGTGGGTCTGACGCTGGTTTACCTGAGCCTGTTCAAACTGGGGTCGGGTAGCGGCGTATTAGTGCCTGAGGCCACCAACGGTGCGGTGATCCTGCATGCCTACGTTCAGAATACCTTCGGCAACTTAGGCAGCTTTTTCTTGGCAGCATTGATCTTTATCGCTTGTATAGTGACTGCGTTAGGTCTGACTTGTGCCTGCGCCGAGTTCTTCGCCCAATATCTGCCGTTCTCCTATAGAACGCTGGTATTTATATTAGGCTTGTTCTCGATGGTGGTATCCAATCTGGGTCTGAGCCATCTGATCCAAATCTCCATCCCAGTGCTGACGGCGATTTACCCACCGTGCATTGTGCTGGTGCTTCTGAGCTTTACCTTGGGCTGGTGGAACAACGCGCCGCGCATCATAACGATGGTGATATTGATCAGCTTGTTATTTGGTATCCTTGATGCAGTTAAGGCGTCCAGCCTCCAACACCTGCTGCCGACGTGGGCCCATCACCTGCCGCTGGCGGAGCAAGGGCTGGCCTGGTTGCTGCCTTCACTATTGATGTTAGTGCTGGTCGCGATTTATGATCGGGTGTGTATGCGTGAAAAAGTGACCACGTGCTAA
- a CDS encoding gamma-glutamyltransferase, with the protein MTLLVGEKNFYGLIQGTVNSIAPGKHPLSSMTPTLVTKDNKMFMVVGSPGGSRIITITLQTALNVIDHGMAPQEVVDEPRIHHQWLQDVMYYEKRCIYTDTLKRLKDMGYKMVEQTPWGRSQTDLDWPTRRNRRQFLAFVVAPLHILRVAASEKLI; encoded by the coding sequence ATGACTTTATTGGTTGGCGAGAAGAACTTCTACGGGCTGATTCAGGGTACCGTCAACAGTATTGCCCCCGGTAAGCACCCACTATCGTCAATGACCCCAACACTGGTGACCAAAGACAATAAAATGTTTATGGTGGTAGGTTCACCGGGCGGTTCACGTATAATCACCATTACCCTGCAAACAGCGCTGAACGTGATCGACCACGGCATGGCACCACAGGAAGTAGTAGATGAGCCACGCATCCACCACCAGTGGTTGCAGGATGTGATGTATTACGAGAAACGCTGCATTTATACCGACACACTCAAACGCCTAAAGGACATGGGCTACAAGATGGTTGAGCAAACACCGTGGGGGCGCAGCCAAACTGATCTAGATTGGCCTACCAGGCGCAATAGGCGTCAATTCCTCGCGTTTGTCGTTGCTCCACTTCACATTCTCCGGGTAGCGGCAAGCGAAAAACTGATATAA
- a CDS encoding gamma-glutamyltransferase: MGGNIGGGGFMTIHLAHGTDTFINFREVAPAAASAQMYLNAAGKVKKDTSLYGYLAVAVPGTVLGMETAREKYGKLSRQQLLSPAIKLAREGFVLTRADTDVLDTTIARFKQDPES, from the coding sequence ATGGGCGGCAATATCGGCGGAGGCGGCTTTATGACCATCCACCTTGCCCACGGTACCGATACCTTTATTAACTTCCGTGAAGTCGCGCCGGCGGCGGCTAGCGCCCAAATGTATCTGAACGCTGCCGGCAAGGTGAAGAAAGATACCAGTCTATACGGCTATCTGGCAGTAGCTGTACCAGGCACGGTGCTAGGTATGGAAACTGCACGCGAGAAATACGGTAAGCTGAGCCGCCAGCAGTTGTTATCACCGGCGATCAAACTGGCGCGCGAAGGCTTTGTGCTGACCCGCGCCGACACCGATGTCCTCGACACCACCATCGCACGTTTCAAACAAGATCCTGAATCCTGA
- a CDS encoding peroxiredoxin C — MVLVTRQAPDFTAAAVLGSGEIVENFNLKKHLSGKPAVLFFWPMDFTFVCPSELIAFDHRYEEFQKRGVEVVGVSFDSEFVHNAWRKTPVENGGIGEVKYAMVADIKREIQQAYGIEHPEAGVALRGSFLIDKDGVVRAQVVNDLPIGRNIDEMLRTVDALQFHEKHSEVCPAQWEKGKAGMSASPGGVAKYLSENAANL, encoded by the coding sequence ATGGTTCTGGTAACTCGTCAAGCCCCTGATTTTACTGCTGCTGCCGTATTAGGCAGCGGCGAAATTGTTGAAAACTTCAACCTAAAGAAGCACCTGAGCGGCAAGCCGGCGGTCCTGTTCTTCTGGCCGATGGACTTCACCTTCGTATGTCCTTCTGAGCTGATCGCTTTCGATCACCGCTATGAAGAGTTCCAGAAGCGTGGCGTTGAAGTGGTTGGCGTTTCATTCGATTCAGAGTTCGTCCATAACGCATGGCGTAAAACCCCAGTCGAAAACGGCGGCATCGGTGAAGTGAAATACGCAATGGTTGCTGACATTAAGCGTGAAATTCAGCAAGCTTACGGCATCGAACACCCAGAAGCTGGCGTTGCGCTGCGCGGTTCCTTCCTAATCGACAAAGACGGTGTGGTACGCGCGCAGGTTGTCAACGACCTGCCAATCGGCCGTAACATCGACGAAATGCTGCGTACCGTTGACGCACTGCAATTCCACGAGAAACACAGCGAAGTGTGCCCGGCTCAGTGGGAAAAAGGCAAAGCAGGTATGAGCGCATCTCCAGGCGGTGTCGCTAAATACCTATCCGAGAACGCTGCTAATCTGTAA